GAGCGCCGTGACGCGCTCGCGCATGCCGAGCAGGCCCACGCCTGGCACGGGCGGCGCGTCCCTGCGCGCCTGACCGTCGTCGTCCACCTGCACGACCAGCTCCTCACCGCCGTAGTCGATACGCACCGACGCCGCCGCCCCGCCCGAGTGCCTGGAGACGTTGGTGAGGGCCTCCTGCACGATCCGGTACGCGGCCCGGTCCACCTCGGACGGCAGCTCCCGGCGTACCCCCGAGATCGTCACCGTGGCGGGCAGACCGGTCGAGCGGGCCCGCTCCACCAGGTCGTCGAGCCGGTCGAGGCCGCTGGCCCGCGTCTCGTCGCCCTCGCCCTCGCCCTCGCCCTCGCCCTCGTGAGCGTCGGAGTCGCGCAGCACCTCCAGCGTGGCGCGTAGCTCGCGCATGGCGTCGCCGCTGGCCTCCTGGATGGCCAGCAGCGCGCCGGGCACCTCCTCGCCGCGCTTGCGTGCCAGATGGACGGCCACGCCCGCCTGCACCTTGATGATCGAGATGCTGTGGGTGAGCGAGTCGTGCAGCTCCCTGGCGATCCTGAGCCGCTCCTCGCCCGCGCGGCGGCGTGCGACCTCCTCGCGGGTGCGCTCGGCCTCGACGGCCCGCTGCTCGGCCTGCTCCACGTACGCCTGCCGGTGCCGCGCGACCGTCGCCGTCACGCCCGCGGTCAGGAACCAGCCGATCAGCAGCACCGTCTGCTGGACGACGTCCTTGAGGTCCTGCCCCTCGGCGTTGGCCAGGTTCGCCGTCAGGCCGGAGCCCAGGAACACCGCTGCCGCCAGCGCCGGCGCGAGCCGGTGGCCGGCCCGTACCGATCCGAAGATCGCCACCAGGACGGGGAACATGGCGGGCGGGCCCGGCTCGGCGTGCACCGAGTAGACGAGCATGCAGACGGTGCTGACCAGCAGCGCCACCAGGGGCGCCCGCCGCCAGGCGATCACGGCGAGCGAGCCGACGAGTACGGCGGCCAGGTCGAGGGCGCCCGCCTTCGGCGTGACCAGCAGGGTCGCCGAGAGCATGACGGCCACGACGGCGGCGAGCGCGCCGTCCAGGGCGAGCGGCCGCCATTCGCTCCGAAAGGTCATTCCTGCACATTAGATCCTCTACCCGGACACGGTCCTCGGCGGCCGGTCGTAATTCGGCACTACTCCCGGCGAAGTACGTCGCACGATCCTGCGCCCGGGGCGGTAGGCGGAGGAGCCTCCTCGGGGCCGACGACCTGGCGCCGGGAGAAGACCACGATGTCCGGCTATGGAGACGATCCAAGAGAAGGACCGGTAATGGCCGGCCAGTTCCGTTACGTCACCCCGGTCGAGCCGCGGGCCGCGACCGGGCGGGTGGCCCGGGTCTACGCGCAGCTCGCGGAGGACTTCCGCATGGCGCGCATGCCTGTCTTCCTGACCCTGTCGCCCGCCCCGGAGGTGCTCGCCGCGACCTGGGCCATGCTGCGCGAGTCGCTGCTGGCCGGTGACGAGTCCAGAACCGCCAGGGAGGTCGTGGCGCTGGGCGTGTCGATGGCCAACCGCTGCCCGTTCTGCGTGGCCGCGCACACGACGCTGCTGCACGCGACCGGCGACCACCGGCTGGCCGAGACCATCGCCGCCGGCGGCACGCCCGACGATCCCCGGCACGCCGAGCTGCTGGCCTGGGCCGGGTCCCGGCGGCGGGCGCCGGAGACCGGGCCGCAGATCGTCGGCACGGCGCTGACCTTCCACTTCATCAATCGCATCGCCTCGGCGCTGCTCACCGAGAACCTGCTCCCCGCGAACCTCCAGAAGTCGCGCCTGGTCAGGAGCGTGGGCGGCCGGGCGATGTCGCGCGCCGTGCGCACGCGGCTGCTGTCGGGCGCGAGCCTGCCGCTGGTCGCGGACCTGCCCGCGCTGCCGGAGCCCGCCTGGGGCGCGGGCACGTCCGTGGGCGCCGCCTACGCCGCGCTCCGGGCCGTGGCGGGGACGGGCGGCGAGCTGCTCGGAGAGTCCGCCCGTGCCGCCGTGACCGACGCGGTCGCGGCCTGGGACGGGGAGCACCCGCCGATGGGCGGAGCCTGGCTGGACGGGCCGCTCGCGGACGTGCCCGCCGGGGAGCGGCCCGGGGCCCGGCTGGCCCTGCTCGTCGCTCTCGCGCCGTACCGGGTGACCGACGCCGACGTGGCCGCCTGGCGCGGCTCCAGGACGGACGAGGACCTGGTACGGCTCTGCGCGTTCGGCGCCGCCTCGGCCATGGAACGCATGGAGACCTTCATCACCGCCTCAGCACTCACAGGAGATCGATCATGACCGCGCAACACACCCTTGCCACCCGGCCCGTGACCTGGCCCATGTGGGCGCTCAAGGTCGTGGCACCCCTGCACGCCGTCGCGCTGCTGTTCCAGGCGGTGGCGGCGGGCCTGCTGCTCTCCACGCCCGGCGGCCGGTCGCTGCACATGGCCACGGCCGTCGCCCTGCTCGTCATAGGGGTCGTCCATGTCGTGGCGGCGGTCCTGGTCCGCTGGCCCGGCGGTGGGAAGAGCAAGTTCATCCTTCCGGCAGTGATCCTCCTGGTGGCCACGGTGGTGCAGGCGATTCTCGGTGTCGCCGGGCTGAAGGTCCTGCACGTGCCGTTGGGGGTGCTGATGTTCCACGGAGGCGTCGAGCAGTTCAACCGGGTCATGTCGCGGTCATGACCCCCACACGACGTGACGTGCTGCGGCTGCTGGGACTGGGCGCGGTGGCGGTGGCCGGGGTGCCCGGCTGCTCGCTGCTCGCCGGAACCCCGCAGCCGCAGCTCCTGACCAGCCGGGCGCCGCTGCCCAAGCCGTTCGCGGTGCCGCTGCCGGTCCCCGAGGTGGCCAGGCCGGTGCGCAGCGCGGGCGGGGCCGACTTCTACGAGCTGACCGAGCGGGCGGCCGAGGTCGAGGTGCTGCCCGGCCTGCGTACCCGCGTATGGGGGTACGGGGGCACCTTCCCCGGCCCGACCATCCAGGCACGCAGCGGGCGGCGAACCGTCGTCAAGCTGGTCAACCAGCTCAGCGAGCCGACCGTCCTGCACCTGCACGGCGGGCACACTCCGCCGGAGTCCGACGGCTTCCCCACCGACCTGGTGGCGCCGGGGGCGTCCCGCGAGTACGTGTTCCCGCTGGAGCAGCGGGCCGCCACGCTCTGGTACCACGACCATCGCATGGACTACACGGGGCCGCAGGTCTGGCGCGGCCTTGCCGGGATGTTCCTCGTACGGGACGCCGAGGAAGAGGCGCTGCCGCTGCCCGCGGGTGAGCGCGACCTGCCGCTGCTGATCTGCGACCGGTCGTTCGAGGCCGACGGGACGATGCTGTACCCGGGGCTGGAGGGCCGGCCCGGGGTGCGGGAGGCGTACATGGGGGGCCTGCTCGGGGACGTGATCCTGGTCAACGGGGCGCCGTGGCCGGAGCTGCGGGTCTCCAGGACGCGGTA
The nucleotide sequence above comes from Nonomuraea helvata. Encoded proteins:
- a CDS encoding sensor histidine kinase, encoding MTFRSEWRPLALDGALAAVVAVMLSATLLVTPKAGALDLAAVLVGSLAVIAWRRAPLVALLVSTVCMLVYSVHAEPGPPAMFPVLVAIFGSVRAGHRLAPALAAAVFLGSGLTANLANAEGQDLKDVVQQTVLLIGWFLTAGVTATVARHRQAYVEQAEQRAVEAERTREEVARRRAGEERLRIARELHDSLTHSISIIKVQAGVAVHLARKRGEEVPGALLAIQEASGDAMRELRATLEVLRDSDAHEGEGEGEGEGDETRASGLDRLDDLVERARSTGLPATVTISGVRRELPSEVDRAAYRIVQEALTNVSRHSGGAAASVRIDYGGEELVVQVDDDGQARRDAPPVPGVGLLGMRERVTALGGRLLTEPRPEGGFTVRAELPLGEPA
- a CDS encoding carboxymuconolactone decarboxylase family protein, producing the protein MAGQFRYVTPVEPRAATGRVARVYAQLAEDFRMARMPVFLTLSPAPEVLAATWAMLRESLLAGDESRTAREVVALGVSMANRCPFCVAAHTTLLHATGDHRLAETIAAGGTPDDPRHAELLAWAGSRRRAPETGPQIVGTALTFHFINRIASALLTENLLPANLQKSRLVRSVGGRAMSRAVRTRLLSGASLPLVADLPALPEPAWGAGTSVGAAYAALRAVAGTGGELLGESARAAVTDAVAAWDGEHPPMGGAWLDGPLADVPAGERPGARLALLVALAPYRVTDADVAAWRGSRTDEDLVRLCAFGAASAMERMETFITASALTGDRS
- a CDS encoding multicopper oxidase family protein, whose translation is MTPTRRDVLRLLGLGAVAVAGVPGCSLLAGTPQPQLLTSRAPLPKPFAVPLPVPEVARPVRSAGGADFYELTERAAEVEVLPGLRTRVWGYGGTFPGPTIQARSGRRTVVKLVNQLSEPTVLHLHGGHTPPESDGFPTDLVAPGASREYVFPLEQRAATLWYHDHRMDYTGPQVWRGLAGMFLVRDAEEEALPLPAGERDLPLLICDRSFEADGTMLYPGLEGRPGVREAYMGGLLGDVILVNGAPWPELRVSRTRYRLRLCNASNARAYELATGGPMIQIGTDGGLLAQPRTVRQLRLAPGERADVVIDFSAYRLGQQVELRNLAGEGAQGKVMRFAVDRDETDESSVPARLSTVEPLDPGRAKVTRDFEFSNGGMGWLINGKPFDAKRMEARPRLGDIEVWRLTSDVAHPVHLHLDHFQVLTVNGERPKGPPEWKDTVELRDAQTVEIVTRFTDYRGRYVLHCHNLEHEDMAMMAAFEVV